The Amycolatopsis sp. DG1A-15b genome window below encodes:
- a CDS encoding TetR/AcrR family transcriptional regulator: MPTARRTQQERRDQAEAALLTAAAELVVEQGVRSLTLARVGERAGYSRGIVTHHFGGKQALVERLARATQAGFVPGLEDLPPGLDRLLRLIDGYLGELGRIGVFNQAFLLLWAEAATQPELAPIFRERDAAFRADLREDVEAGIADGSIDRGVGAGEVATAVVGQLRGIALQRLLDPGSVDTEALRRSVTGQWRRVLTP, translated from the coding sequence ATGCCCACCGCACGCCGCACCCAGCAGGAACGCCGCGACCAGGCCGAGGCCGCGCTCCTGACCGCCGCTGCCGAGCTCGTCGTCGAGCAGGGCGTGCGGTCGCTGACGCTCGCCCGCGTCGGCGAACGCGCCGGGTACAGCCGCGGCATCGTCACCCACCACTTCGGCGGGAAGCAGGCGCTGGTCGAACGGCTGGCGCGGGCCACGCAGGCCGGGTTCGTCCCGGGCCTCGAAGACCTGCCGCCCGGTCTCGACCGCCTGCTGCGGCTGATCGACGGCTACCTCGGCGAGCTCGGCCGGATCGGCGTGTTCAACCAGGCTTTCCTGCTGCTGTGGGCCGAAGCCGCCACCCAGCCGGAGCTGGCCCCGATCTTCCGCGAGCGGGACGCCGCCTTCCGCGCCGACCTGCGGGAAGACGTCGAAGCCGGCATCGCCGACGGCAGCATCGACCGGGGCGTCGGTGCCGGCGAGGTCGCGACCGCCGTCGTCGGGCAGCTGCGCGGGATCGCGCTGCAGCGGCTGCTCGATCCGGGGAGCGTCGACACCGAGGCGCTGCGCCGGAGCGTCACCGGCCAGTGGCGCCGCGTCCTGACCCCTTAG
- a CDS encoding cellulose binding domain-containing protein: MGSASRRMAARPGVLAVIAVLVVAVSVLWPWKSGAAPATPVTGNATHFDALGAPYGGCGLPQDVLDSPDFVALNVYNTPGDYSFYPRPIPPSQAAKIGLWDNGRNCGRFVQVTIGDYCTGVNDGAPGQPFCRNGSWVTDGYAGAQLTMVVADSCGDSNAWCRDDPGHLDLSTASLNRFVKNGAPVGDMNPAHWNNRRVSWSYVAAPNYTGDLKLGFLQGAQRYWTAIAVSHLPNGVHGVEFLGADGSWQQAQPDSDLGQAFIIGPTATAGTAYAIRVRDASDAFVNDGRVYRFTLPDQCLSGCAAAYTGISYTTGTSTPTTSTTPTTPTTPTTPAGASCTATSAVTSSWNGGHQLEFTVKNTGSTALAGWTTTFSFAGTQQVTNSWNAVPTQTGQQVRAANANYNGTLAAGATTTWGAVVTGTAQPLTALACTAR, from the coding sequence ATGGGATCCGCCTCCCGCCGGATGGCCGCGCGCCCGGGTGTGCTCGCCGTGATCGCCGTCCTCGTCGTGGCCGTTTCCGTGCTGTGGCCGTGGAAGTCGGGTGCCGCGCCGGCGACCCCCGTGACCGGCAACGCCACCCACTTCGACGCGCTCGGCGCCCCCTACGGCGGCTGCGGCCTGCCGCAGGACGTGCTCGATTCGCCCGATTTCGTCGCCCTCAACGTCTACAACACCCCCGGCGACTACAGCTTCTACCCGCGGCCGATCCCCCCGTCCCAGGCCGCGAAGATCGGCCTCTGGGACAACGGCCGCAACTGCGGGCGGTTCGTGCAGGTCACCATCGGCGACTACTGCACCGGCGTCAACGACGGCGCACCCGGACAACCGTTCTGCCGCAACGGGTCCTGGGTGACCGACGGTTACGCCGGCGCCCAGCTGACCATGGTCGTGGCCGACAGCTGCGGCGACTCGAACGCCTGGTGCCGCGACGATCCCGGGCACCTCGACCTGTCGACCGCGTCGCTCAACCGGTTCGTGAAGAACGGCGCCCCGGTCGGGGACATGAACCCCGCGCACTGGAACAACCGGCGCGTCTCGTGGTCCTACGTGGCCGCCCCGAACTACACCGGCGACCTGAAACTCGGCTTCCTCCAAGGCGCGCAGCGGTATTGGACGGCCATCGCCGTTTCGCACCTGCCCAACGGCGTCCACGGCGTGGAGTTCCTCGGCGCGGACGGCAGCTGGCAGCAGGCGCAGCCGGACAGCGACTTGGGGCAGGCCTTCATCATCGGCCCGACCGCCACGGCGGGCACCGCGTACGCGATCCGGGTCCGGGACGCGAGTGACGCGTTCGTCAACGACGGCCGCGTCTACCGCTTCACGCTGCCGGACCAATGCCTTTCGGGCTGCGCGGCCGCCTACACCGGCATCAGCTACACGACCGGGACCAGCACCCCCACCACATCGACCACCCCGACGACGCCCACCACGCCGACCACCCCGGCCGGGGCGTCCTGCACGGCGACCTCCGCGGTCACGTCTTCGTGGAACGGCGGCCACCAGCTCGAGTTCACCGTCAAGAACACCGGCTCCACCGCGCTGGCCGGCTGGACGACGACGTTCTCGTTCGCGGGCACCCAGCAGGTGACGAACTCGTGGAACGCCGTGCCCACCCAGACCGGCCAGCAGGTGCGGGCGGCCAACGCGAACTACAACGGGACCCTGGCCGCCGGGGCGACGACGACCTGGGGCGCCGTCGTGACCGGTACCGCCCAGCCCCTGACCGCGTTGGCCTGCACCGCCCGCTGA
- a CDS encoding DUF1330 domain-containing protein: MIEIEDHSLDALLADDPGGPVVMLNLLRFRPDGGRESYQRYAEAVGAELNPRYGLQVVYLGNGGPALVAEEGQTWDMVVLVRYPDRRAFAAMIRDPEYQAITHLRTEALLESVLQPTTPVAA; the protein is encoded by the coding sequence ATGATCGAAATCGAAGACCATTCCCTCGACGCCCTGCTCGCCGACGACCCGGGTGGCCCGGTCGTGATGCTCAACCTGCTGCGGTTCCGCCCGGACGGCGGCCGCGAAAGCTACCAGCGCTACGCCGAAGCCGTCGGTGCCGAACTCAACCCCCGCTACGGCCTGCAGGTGGTGTACCTCGGCAACGGCGGCCCGGCGCTCGTCGCCGAGGAGGGGCAGACCTGGGACATGGTGGTCCTGGTGCGCTACCCGGATCGGCGGGCGTTCGCGGCCATGATCCGCGACCCCGAGTACCAGGCCATCACCCACCTGCGCACCGAGGCGCTGCTGGAATCGGTCCTGCAGCCGACCACGCCGGTGGCGGCCTGA
- a CDS encoding extracellular solute-binding protein — protein sequence MVRTSPPTKRLRRLGAAVAVLALVTSGCGAADSAAPAAAACAPSGGKVELSFWSWLPGIDQAVALWNQGHPDIHVTVEQTPQGNQGTYNKMFTALKANQAPDLGQVEFDTLPGFRVQQGLRDISACPGVADAKSKFVDWTWAQASVGGDGVFAIPQDTGPMGLFYRKDLFEKYHVPVPATWDEYAEAAKTLHAADPGLTITHFPQKDVNWFAGLVWQAGGHWFTQDGQQWKVNLTDPASTKVAGYWQNLLSQGLVSNYQGFSESWNKALDSGQIATWTGAVWGVGTIAKAAPSTAGKWAVAPLPQWTKGERRSGNWGGSTTAVFAGTKHPAEAAQFALWLDSDPQALAILTAQGGIYPATVAAQESAKASPENTQFFGGQDVDAVFRDAGKGVSQDFTWGPSMEQTYAHVRDGFGAALSGSGTLGKALSDAGAATITDLQRQSIPVAK from the coding sequence ATGGTGCGTACCTCTCCCCCGACGAAACGGCTCCGCCGGCTGGGCGCCGCCGTGGCCGTGCTCGCCCTGGTGACCTCCGGGTGCGGCGCCGCCGATTCCGCCGCCCCGGCCGCCGCGGCCTGTGCGCCTTCGGGCGGGAAGGTCGAGCTGTCGTTCTGGTCCTGGCTGCCCGGCATCGACCAGGCCGTCGCCCTCTGGAACCAGGGGCACCCCGACATCCACGTCACCGTCGAACAGACGCCGCAGGGAAACCAGGGCACCTACAACAAGATGTTCACCGCGCTGAAGGCGAACCAGGCGCCGGACCTCGGACAGGTCGAGTTCGACACCCTTCCCGGCTTCCGCGTCCAGCAGGGCCTGCGGGACATCTCGGCCTGCCCGGGCGTCGCGGACGCCAAGTCGAAGTTCGTGGACTGGACCTGGGCGCAGGCCTCGGTGGGCGGCGACGGCGTCTTCGCCATCCCGCAGGACACCGGTCCGATGGGCCTGTTCTACCGCAAGGACCTCTTCGAGAAGTACCACGTGCCGGTGCCGGCGACCTGGGACGAGTACGCCGAGGCCGCGAAGACCCTGCACGCCGCGGACCCCGGCCTCACGATCACGCACTTCCCGCAGAAGGACGTCAACTGGTTCGCCGGTCTCGTCTGGCAGGCCGGCGGGCACTGGTTCACCCAAGACGGCCAGCAGTGGAAGGTGAACCTGACCGACCCCGCGTCCACCAAGGTCGCCGGCTACTGGCAGAACCTGCTTTCGCAGGGCCTGGTCTCGAACTACCAGGGCTTCTCCGAATCCTGGAACAAGGCGCTGGACTCCGGGCAGATCGCCACCTGGACCGGAGCCGTCTGGGGCGTCGGCACCATCGCGAAAGCCGCGCCCTCGACCGCCGGGAAGTGGGCCGTGGCGCCGCTGCCGCAGTGGACCAAGGGCGAGCGGCGCTCCGGCAACTGGGGTGGCTCGACCACCGCGGTGTTCGCCGGGACCAAGCACCCGGCCGAAGCGGCGCAATTCGCCCTGTGGCTCGACAGCGACCCGCAGGCCCTGGCCATCTTGACCGCCCAGGGCGGCATCTACCCCGCCACCGTCGCCGCCCAGGAGTCGGCGAAGGCGTCGCCGGAGAACACGCAGTTCTTCGGCGGCCAGGACGTCGACGCGGTGTTCCGCGACGCCGGCAAGGGCGTCAGCCAGGACTTCACCTGGGGGCCGTCGATGGAGCAGACCTACGCCCACGTCCGTGACGGCTTCGGTGCCGCGCTGTCCGGTTCCGGGACGCTCGGCAAGGCGCTCTCCGACGCCGGCGCCGCGACGATCACCGACCTGCAACGCCAGTCCATCCCCGTGGCGAAGTAG
- a CDS encoding LacI family DNA-binding transcriptional regulator yields MTERGRLPRVKRVTIEDVAREAGVGRQTVSRALRDLPEIAPDTRERVLAAATRLGYRPSALAKGMRTQRSDVIALIVSDIANPFYPAVARGVYDAAEAAGCSVVLYNTDADPGREHDAIEDALARSARGVVGFFYGTPDDVLADYARSVPLVVADRELPTEVAASVSNDFASGTAAAVELLARRPHACLGMLDSSVGVAVDERRLTFVTACAALGFGDVSARIIQGPPTIPGGTEATRRLLSAWPEVNGIFAFNDLMGIGAVQAVLARGGAVPRDCAVVGFDDLEMSAYLNPPLSTVRIDKYDHGQALVRALLADTADRISLPVSLITRATA; encoded by the coding sequence GTGACCGAACGCGGGCGGCTGCCGCGCGTCAAGCGCGTGACGATCGAGGACGTGGCCCGGGAAGCCGGCGTGGGGCGGCAGACGGTGTCGCGTGCCCTGCGCGATCTGCCGGAGATCGCCCCGGACACCCGCGAGCGCGTGCTGGCGGCGGCGACCCGGCTGGGCTACCGGCCGAGCGCGCTGGCGAAGGGGATGCGCACCCAGCGGTCGGACGTCATCGCCCTGATCGTTTCCGACATCGCGAACCCGTTCTACCCGGCCGTGGCACGCGGGGTGTACGACGCGGCGGAGGCGGCCGGCTGCAGCGTCGTGCTGTACAACACCGACGCCGACCCGGGCCGGGAACACGACGCCATCGAGGACGCGCTGGCCCGCTCCGCGCGCGGCGTCGTCGGCTTCTTCTACGGCACCCCCGACGACGTCCTGGCCGACTACGCGCGCTCGGTCCCGCTGGTGGTCGCCGACCGGGAGCTGCCGACGGAGGTGGCGGCCTCGGTGAGCAACGACTTCGCGAGCGGCACCGCGGCCGCCGTCGAACTGCTCGCCCGCAGGCCGCACGCGTGCCTCGGCATGCTGGACAGCTCGGTCGGCGTCGCGGTCGACGAGCGGCGCCTGACGTTCGTCACGGCGTGCGCGGCGCTGGGCTTCGGCGACGTCTCGGCGCGGATCATCCAGGGACCGCCGACCATCCCGGGCGGCACGGAAGCGACCCGCCGGCTCCTTTCGGCGTGGCCGGAGGTCAACGGCATCTTCGCCTTCAACGACCTGATGGGCATCGGCGCGGTCCAGGCGGTCCTCGCCCGCGGCGGCGCGGTGCCCCGGGACTGCGCGGTGGTCGGCTTCGACGACCTGGAGATGTCGGCGTACCTGAACCCGCCGCTCAGCACGGTCCGGATCGACAAGTACGACCACGGCCAGGCCCTGGTCCGGGCCCTGCTGGCGGACACCGCCGACCGGATCTCGCTGCCGGTTTCGTTGATCACCCGCGCGACCGCCTGA
- a CDS encoding sugar ABC transporter permease, producing MVAAASRTVVGAPARPRVARRRRASSSARAAWLLLAPFLLGFAVFYVAPIVVAVVKSFTAVTRTSTYGRPVEVFAGLGNYTAALGDAGFVGSVGRVLLFGVIQIPVMLGLALILALALDSAVVRLRRFFRLAFFLPYAVPGVIAAVMWGFFYAPNLSPVNQLLDPIGIHPDLLSGNVILYSIANIVTWTFTGYNMLILYSSLQAIPPQLYEAARLDGASGWAIAWRIKVPVIAPSLVLTGVFSIIGTFQLFTEPQVMAGVSSAVSSSYTPSMAAYAQISAQNHGLGAAMSVLVTLLIALLSWLFFRITRARAAL from the coding sequence ATGGTTGCCGCAGCGTCCCGGACCGTCGTCGGCGCGCCGGCCCGCCCCCGGGTGGCGCGCCGGCGACGGGCGAGCAGCAGCGCCCGCGCCGCCTGGCTCCTGCTCGCCCCGTTCCTGCTCGGGTTCGCGGTGTTCTACGTGGCCCCGATCGTCGTGGCCGTGGTGAAGAGCTTCACCGCCGTCACCCGGACCTCCACCTACGGCCGTCCCGTCGAGGTGTTCGCCGGCCTCGGCAACTACACCGCGGCGCTCGGCGACGCCGGGTTCGTCGGCTCGGTCGGGCGGGTCCTGCTGTTCGGCGTGATCCAGATCCCGGTCATGCTCGGCCTCGCGCTGATCCTGGCGCTGGCCCTCGACTCGGCGGTCGTGCGGCTGCGGCGGTTCTTCCGGCTGGCGTTCTTCCTGCCGTACGCGGTGCCCGGCGTGATCGCCGCGGTGATGTGGGGCTTCTTCTACGCCCCGAACCTTTCGCCGGTCAACCAGCTCCTGGACCCGATCGGGATCCACCCGGACCTGTTGTCCGGCAACGTGATCCTGTACTCGATCGCGAACATCGTCACCTGGACGTTCACCGGCTACAACATGCTGATCCTCTACTCGTCGCTGCAGGCGATCCCGCCCCAGCTCTACGAGGCGGCCCGGCTCGACGGCGCGTCCGGCTGGGCGATCGCGTGGCGGATCAAGGTGCCGGTCATCGCGCCGTCGCTGGTGCTGACCGGGGTCTTCTCCATCATCGGCACCTTCCAGCTGTTCACCGAACCCCAGGTCATGGCGGGCGTTTCGAGTGCGGTCTCGTCGTCCTACACCCCGTCGATGGCCGCCTACGCCCAGATTTCCGCCCAGAACCACGGCCTCGGCGCCGCGATGAGCGTGCTCGTCACGCTGCTCATCGCTCTCCTGTCGTGGCTGTTCTTCCGGATCACCCGCGCGAGGGCCGCCCTGTGA
- a CDS encoding carbohydrate ABC transporter permease encodes MVTTAMFVAAVYFLLPVIWLAISATKSASDLSTTFGLWFSGNHLGRNLHDTVTFGDGLYLRWLANSALYSVVGAAAATLLSAMAGYALAKFTFRGRAVTFSAVLAGVLVPPTALAVPLFLMLAGAGMTNTVWSVLLPSTISPFGVYLARVYAAASVPDELLEAGRIDGAGDVRMFYTVSLRLMAPALITIFLFQFVAIWNNFLLPLVMLTSDRLYPVTLGLYTLNTQITRDPDLKAIVVTGSLLSIIPLILAFLALQRFWRTGLAAGAVKD; translated from the coding sequence GTGGTGACCACGGCGATGTTCGTCGCCGCGGTCTACTTCCTGCTGCCGGTCATCTGGCTGGCGATCTCCGCCACCAAGTCCGCCTCCGACCTCTCGACGACGTTCGGCCTCTGGTTCTCCGGCAACCACCTCGGCCGCAACCTGCACGACACGGTGACCTTCGGCGACGGCCTGTACCTGCGGTGGCTGGCCAACAGCGCGCTGTACTCCGTGGTGGGTGCGGCGGCGGCCACGCTGCTGTCGGCGATGGCGGGGTACGCCCTCGCCAAGTTCACCTTCCGCGGGCGGGCCGTCACCTTCTCCGCCGTCCTCGCCGGGGTGCTCGTCCCGCCGACCGCGCTCGCCGTCCCGCTGTTCCTGATGCTCGCCGGGGCCGGGATGACGAACACGGTGTGGTCGGTGCTGCTGCCGAGCACGATCAGCCCGTTCGGGGTCTACCTGGCCCGGGTCTACGCGGCGGCGTCGGTCCCGGACGAGCTCCTGGAAGCCGGCCGCATCGACGGCGCGGGCGACGTGCGCATGTTCTACACCGTCAGCCTGCGCCTGATGGCCCCGGCGCTGATCACGATCTTCCTGTTCCAGTTCGTGGCGATCTGGAACAACTTCCTGCTCCCGCTGGTCATGCTGACCAGCGACCGGCTGTACCCGGTGACCCTCGGGCTGTACACCCTCAACACCCAGATCACCCGCGACCCCGACCTCAAGGCCATCGTGGTCACCGGCTCCCTGCTGTCCATCATCCCGTTGATACTGGCTTTCCTGGCGCTGCAGCGCTTCTGGCGCACCGGGCTCGCCGCGGGCGCGGTCAAGGACTGA
- a CDS encoding alpha/beta hydrolase — protein sequence MPAVFVHGNPETAAVWDRLLAELAPSRSDLVCLSPPGFGAPLPAGFAATPAGYRDWLAGELAAFGEPVDLVGHDFGGSHVVNVVLSHPHLVRSWVSDTIGTFDPDYEWHELARRWQTPAVGEADVAARFGAAPEERTAVLVERGMDRAVAARVAAGQNEAMGRAVLSLYRSAAAAGAPGLGLPLERAAARPGLAVLATADHVVGTEEQRRRAAARAGARVAVLDGLGHWWMTHDPARAAAALTGFWATLG from the coding sequence ATGCCCGCGGTGTTCGTCCACGGCAACCCGGAGACGGCGGCGGTCTGGGACCGGCTGCTGGCCGAGCTCGCCCCGTCGCGGTCCGACCTGGTCTGCTTGTCCCCGCCCGGTTTCGGCGCGCCCCTGCCCGCCGGGTTCGCCGCCACCCCGGCCGGCTACCGGGACTGGCTGGCCGGCGAACTGGCGGCCTTCGGTGAGCCGGTGGACCTGGTGGGCCACGACTTCGGGGGCAGTCACGTCGTCAACGTCGTGCTGAGCCACCCGCACCTGGTCCGCAGCTGGGTCAGCGACACGATCGGGACCTTCGACCCGGACTACGAGTGGCACGAACTCGCCCGCCGCTGGCAGACCCCGGCCGTCGGCGAGGCCGACGTCGCCGCGCGGTTCGGTGCCGCGCCCGAAGAGCGCACGGCGGTGCTGGTGGAACGCGGGATGGACCGGGCGGTCGCGGCCCGCGTCGCGGCGGGGCAGAACGAAGCGATGGGCCGCGCGGTGCTCAGCCTGTACCGGTCCGCCGCCGCGGCCGGTGCGCCCGGCCTCGGGTTGCCGCTGGAACGCGCGGCGGCCCGGCCGGGGCTCGCCGTCCTGGCCACCGCCGACCACGTCGTCGGCACGGAGGAGCAACGCCGCCGGGCGGCCGCCCGCGCCGGTGCCCGCGTCGCCGTCCTCGACGGACTGGGCCACTGGTGGATGACCCACGACCCGGCCCGCGCCGCCGCGGCGCTGACCGGGTTCTGGGCGACGCTCGGCTGA
- a CDS encoding DUF5914 domain-containing protein, translating into MDLKRQVIERWPARWPVQPFREPAWARQEPTYAGCSPALIEAAVKRAGARPSGNWFVFAAGREIRADRPFGVRVGGRELVAWREPDGALLVGPGACPHLGAPLAQARVHGGELVCRWHGLRVGADRPGWTALPAYDDGVLAWVRLDRIGGEQPTERPIVPVRPPGTTVDAVATLAGVCEPEDVVANRLDPWHGAWFHPYSFAKLRVLSAPEGVDVPEAEDRFVVEVTFRLAGKIGVPVVAEFTCPGPRTVLMTIVDGEGAGSVVETHATPLGPGPDGRPRTAVIEATIAASDRPGFAKAARMAPVLRPLMRRAAARLWRDDLAYAERRYALRTHLA; encoded by the coding sequence GTGGACCTCAAGCGGCAGGTGATCGAGCGCTGGCCGGCGCGGTGGCCGGTGCAGCCGTTCCGGGAGCCGGCCTGGGCCCGGCAGGAGCCCACCTACGCCGGTTGCAGCCCCGCGCTGATCGAGGCCGCGGTCAAGCGGGCGGGTGCCCGGCCGTCGGGCAACTGGTTCGTCTTCGCCGCCGGCCGCGAAATCCGCGCCGACCGGCCGTTCGGCGTGCGCGTGGGCGGCCGCGAGCTGGTCGCGTGGCGCGAGCCGGACGGCGCGCTGCTCGTCGGCCCGGGCGCGTGCCCCCACCTCGGCGCGCCGCTGGCGCAGGCGCGCGTGCACGGCGGCGAGCTGGTCTGCCGCTGGCACGGGCTGCGCGTGGGCGCGGACCGTCCCGGGTGGACGGCACTGCCGGCCTACGACGACGGGGTGCTGGCGTGGGTCCGCCTCGACCGGATCGGCGGCGAGCAGCCCACGGAACGGCCGATCGTGCCGGTCCGCCCGCCCGGGACCACGGTCGACGCCGTGGCGACGCTGGCCGGGGTCTGCGAGCCCGAAGACGTCGTCGCCAACCGCCTCGACCCGTGGCACGGCGCGTGGTTCCACCCGTACTCGTTCGCCAAGCTGCGGGTGCTGTCGGCGCCGGAGGGCGTCGACGTCCCGGAGGCCGAAGACCGGTTCGTCGTCGAGGTGACGTTCCGGCTCGCGGGGAAGATCGGCGTCCCGGTGGTCGCCGAGTTCACCTGCCCGGGCCCCCGGACCGTGCTGATGACCATTGTGGACGGTGAGGGCGCGGGCAGCGTGGTGGAAACGCACGCGACCCCGCTCGGCCCCGGCCCCGACGGCCGCCCGCGCACGGCGGTGATCGAGGCGACGATCGCCGCCTCCGACCGGCCGGGTTTCGCCAAGGCGGCCCGCATGGCGCCGGTGCTGCGGCCGCTCATGCGCCGCGCGGCCGCCCGGTTGTGGCGGGACGACCTCGCGTACGCCGAGCGGCGTTACGCACTGCGGACGCACCTCGCGTGA